One Keratinibaculum paraultunense genomic window carries:
- a CDS encoding metallophosphoesterase family protein — translation MRLLFITDTHIRGTTPKNRKDDLYKTLEKKILEVNEIVKKYDVDFLLHGGDLFDRPDVSVSVVGHFASMLNNIKVPIYTICGNHDIYGHNPQTIDRTMLGLLDTLNVVRIIKDEEKIFLNKNGVKVQLTGKSYTYNIDNEKNKSNYIVKDVSDDVDYSIHMVHGMLLNKPFIKGIPYTLIEDIIDTQADITLSGHYHSGFGIIKIDNKYFINPGSLIRITNSLTEIERMPKVVLINLNNHHIDVELIQLKSAAHGLDVLDRKEIEDHIFKSEKLFDFKQSIDTAVNFEKLEINEILMEVSNAEGVPEEVKKEALRRISNSQMKSLGDEF, via the coding sequence TTGAGATTACTTTTTATTACAGATACACATATTAGAGGAACTACACCTAAAAACAGAAAAGATGATTTATATAAAACACTTGAAAAAAAGATTTTAGAAGTAAATGAAATTGTTAAAAAATATGATGTAGATTTTCTTCTACATGGAGGGGATTTATTTGATAGACCTGATGTCTCTGTTTCTGTGGTGGGACATTTTGCATCTATGTTGAACAATATAAAAGTGCCAATATATACTATTTGTGGAAATCATGATATCTATGGTCATAATCCTCAAACTATAGATAGAACTATGCTTGGTTTATTAGATACATTAAATGTAGTAAGAATAATAAAAGATGAGGAAAAAATATTTTTAAATAAAAATGGTGTAAAAGTTCAATTGACTGGAAAATCTTATACATATAATATAGATAATGAAAAAAATAAATCTAATTATATAGTAAAAGATGTATCTGATGATGTTGATTATTCTATTCACATGGTTCATGGTATGCTTTTAAATAAACCTTTTATCAAAGGTATACCTTATACTTTAATTGAAGATATAATTGATACACAAGCTGATATTACTTTATCTGGACATTATCACTCAGGTTTTGGCATTATAAAAATTGATAATAAATATTTTATAAATCCTGGCAGTCTTATAAGAATAACTAATAGTTTAACAGAAATAGAACGAATGCCTAAAGTCGTATTAATAAATTTGAATAATCATCATATTGATGTAGAATTGATTCAATTAAAATCTGCAGCTCATGGCTTAGATGTTTTAGATAGAAAAGAAATAGAAGATCATATATTCAAATCAGAAAAACTTTTTGATTTCAAACAATCTATAGATACTGCAGTAAATTTTGAAAAACTAGAAATAAACGAAATATTAATGGAAGTATCTAATGCAGAAGGAGTACCAGAAGAAGTAAAAAAAGAAGCATTAAGAAGAATATCTAACTCCCAAATGAAAAGTTTAGGAGATGAATTTTGA
- a CDS encoding ClpP family protease, translating into MDKNKDSDNKEEKEEIVNNIRQMGAPNISNFQSSIQFLTIIGEIEGHNISSSDKKTTKYEHIIPILIAAVQDPNIKGIFIILNTVGGDVEAGLALAEMINSIDKPKVSLVLGGGHSIGVPLATASDYSFIVPTAAMTIHPIRTTGLVIGVPQTFRYFEKMQQRIIDFILRTSNINKKDLIRLMYSTDELANDIGTILIGKEAVDYGIIDEVGGFDCALNKLNILIDNKYK; encoded by the coding sequence ATGGATAAGAATAAAGATAGTGATAACAAAGAAGAAAAAGAAGAAATTGTGAATAATATAAGACAAATGGGAGCTCCAAATATATCTAATTTTCAAAGCTCTATTCAGTTCTTGACTATCATAGGAGAAATAGAAGGGCATAATATATCTTCTTCTGATAAAAAAACAACTAAATACGAACATATAATTCCAATATTAATAGCAGCAGTACAAGATCCTAATATAAAGGGTATTTTTATAATATTAAATACAGTAGGAGGAGATGTAGAAGCTGGTTTGGCTCTCGCTGAAATGATAAATAGTATAGATAAACCCAAAGTATCCCTAGTATTAGGAGGTGGACATAGTATAGGCGTTCCATTAGCTACAGCTTCTGATTATTCTTTTATTGTACCGACAGCAGCTATGACAATTCATCCTATTCGAACTACTGGTTTAGTTATAGGCGTACCTCAAACTTTTAGATATTTTGAAAAGATGCAACAAAGAATAATAGATTTTATACTACGAACTTCTAATATAAATAAAAAAGATTTAATCCGACTGATGTATTCTACTGATGAACTAGCAAATGATATTGGTACAATTCTTATTGGCAAAGAAGCTGTTGATTATGGGATTATAGATGAAGTTGGTGGATTTGATTGTGCATTAAATAAATTAAATATATTAATAGATAATAAATATAAATAG
- a CDS encoding competence/damage-inducible protein A, which produces MIGEIISVGTEIILGNTLNTNTHYISKKLSSMGINVQYHTAVIDNPNLLEDVINISMKRADLIVFTGGLGPTYDDMTKEIVAKALGIELVLNNSVKEEIENYFKKMSKPMTSNNIKQAYIPKGSHLLKNEIGTAPGLYIEHQGKILILLPGPPEEMKLMFNKYVIPLIKQDNIIKIKTINTIGIGESALESMLKDIINDSNNPNIATYAKDGKVDIKVIAKGKSEEKVNKLLQNTIQKIDSKISKYIYSYEDKSIEEVIYNKLLEKNMKIAFCESITGGLIVSRFTKVPGVSQVLDRGIVTYSNRSKIEELGVKEETLNKYGAVSEQVALEMALGLLNKTGVDITLSTTGIAGPSGGNCKKPVGLVYIGIATSDDTFAIKSIFNGNRTAIQNRTAIRAFDELRKII; this is translated from the coding sequence ATGATTGGAGAAATAATTTCTGTGGGAACTGAAATAATTTTAGGCAATACTTTAAATACTAATACACATTATATTAGTAAAAAATTATCATCTATGGGTATAAATGTTCAATATCATACTGCAGTAATAGATAATCCAAATCTATTAGAAGATGTTATAAATATTAGTATGAAAAGAGCAGATTTAATTGTATTTACTGGTGGTTTAGGACCTACATATGATGATATGACCAAGGAAATTGTAGCTAAAGCTTTAGGTATTGAACTCGTATTAAACAATTCTGTAAAAGAAGAGATTGAAAATTATTTTAAAAAGATGAGTAAACCTATGACATCTAATAATATAAAACAAGCGTATATACCAAAAGGAAGTCACTTATTAAAAAACGAAATTGGAACAGCTCCTGGTTTATATATTGAACATCAGGGTAAAATTTTAATATTACTTCCTGGTCCTCCTGAAGAAATGAAATTAATGTTTAATAAATATGTTATACCTTTAATAAAACAGGATAATATTATAAAAATAAAAACTATAAATACTATAGGTATAGGTGAATCAGCATTAGAAAGTATGTTAAAAGATATAATAAACGATTCAAATAATCCCAATATTGCAACATATGCAAAAGATGGTAAAGTAGATATAAAAGTTATAGCAAAGGGAAAGAGCGAAGAAAAAGTAAATAAACTACTACAAAATACTATTCAAAAAATAGATTCTAAAATATCAAAATATATATATAGTTATGAGGATAAATCTATAGAAGAAGTAATTTATAATAAATTATTAGAAAAAAATATGAAAATAGCATTTTGTGAATCTATAACTGGAGGACTCATAGTAAGTCGTTTTACTAAAGTACCTGGCGTATCCCAAGTATTAGATAGAGGAATAGTTACCTATAGCAATAGGTCCAAAATAGAAGAGTTAGGGGTTAAAGAAGAAACATTAAATAAATATGGTGCTGTTAGCGAACAAGTAGCTTTAGAGATGGCTCTAGGGCTTTTAAACAAGACTGGTGTAGATATTACTTTATCAACTACGGGTATAGCTGGACCTTCTGGAGGAAATTGTAAAAAACCTGTAGGTTTGGTATATATTGGAATAGCTACTAGTGATGATACTTTTGCTATTAAATCTATATTTAATGGGAACAGGACTGCTATTCAAAATAGAACTGCTATAAGAGCCTTTGATGAATTAAGAAAAATTATTTAA
- the dapG gene encoding aspartate kinase, whose protein sequence is MNIVVQKFGGTSVSSVESRNKATNKIIKKYEEGNKIVVVVSAMGRKGDPYATDTLLGLINPKIISNREIDLLISCGEIISAVILANHICERGYEAVVLTGFQAGIITNSNFGNADIIDVNPDRILNYLEENKIVVVAGFQGSNKFGEITTLGRGGSDITAVALGKALNCNYVEIFTDVDGIMTADPNIVPNAKVIKKMCYSEVYQLAEDGAKVIHPRAVEMAQQSNIPLIIKNTYSDSEGTSIEEVNVNFINNRKELFNEKIITAITYKKGRVQFIISLSDDESNVNKLMDEITSNGISLDLINFLVDKKIFTIDENNKDKLISILNKGNFEYKIVENCCKISVIGYKMRGIPGVMARIVKALSKENIKILQTSDSHNTIWCLIKEEDTNKALKALHNEFKLYE, encoded by the coding sequence ATGAATATAGTTGTTCAAAAATTTGGGGGCACATCCGTATCTTCCGTAGAAAGTAGAAATAAAGCTACTAATAAAATTATTAAAAAATATGAAGAAGGGAATAAAATAGTAGTTGTTGTTTCGGCAATGGGTCGAAAAGGAGATCCTTATGCAACTGATACTTTGTTAGGATTAATTAACCCAAAAATTATTTCCAATCGCGAAATAGATCTTTTAATATCTTGTGGTGAAATTATTTCAGCTGTAATTTTAGCAAATCACATATGCGAAAGAGGATATGAAGCAGTAGTATTAACAGGTTTTCAAGCAGGAATAATAACTAATAGTAATTTTGGTAATGCAGATATTATAGATGTAAATCCAGATAGGATTCTAAATTATTTGGAAGAAAACAAAATAGTAGTAGTAGCAGGTTTTCAAGGTAGCAATAAGTTTGGAGAAATTACTACATTAGGTAGAGGCGGAAGTGATATAACAGCTGTTGCCTTAGGTAAAGCACTTAATTGTAACTATGTAGAAATATTTACCGATGTAGATGGAATAATGACAGCAGATCCTAACATAGTTCCAAATGCAAAGGTAATAAAAAAAATGTGTTATTCCGAAGTATATCAATTAGCAGAAGATGGTGCAAAAGTTATTCATCCAAGAGCCGTAGAAATGGCTCAACAATCAAATATACCTTTGATTATAAAAAACACTTATTCAGATAGCGAAGGTACTTCTATAGAAGAAGTAAATGTAAATTTTATAAATAATAGAAAAGAACTGTTTAATGAAAAAATAATTACCGCTATAACTTATAAAAAAGGAAGAGTTCAATTTATTATATCATTAAGCGATGATGAATCTAATGTAAATAAGCTAATGGATGAAATTACTTCTAATGGTATAAGCTTAGATTTGATCAATTTTCTCGTAGATAAAAAAATATTTACTATTGATGAAAATAATAAAGATAAACTCATTTCCATATTAAATAAGGGTAATTTTGAATACAAAATTGTAGAAAATTGTTGTAAAATCAGCGTTATTGGATATAAAATGAGAGGCATACCCGGAGTAATGGCAAGAATTGTAAAAGCCTTATCAAAAGAAAATATAAAAATATTGCAAACTTCAGATTCACATAATACTATTTGGTGTTTAATAAAAGAAGAGGATACAAATAAAGCACTAAAAGCTCTCCATAATGAATTTAAATTATACGAATAG
- the recA gene encoding recombinase RecA, which translates to MTDKNEKKKALDIAINQIEKQFGKGSIMILGDTDIQNIDVIPTGSLDLDIALGIGGLPRGRIVEIFGPESSGKTTVALHAIAEAQKLDGIAAFIDAEHALDPIYARKLGVDIDNLIVSQPDTGEQALEIAEALVRSGAVDIVVVDSVAALVPKAEIEGEMGDSHVGLQARLMSQALRKLAGAINKSNTTLIFINQLREKVGVMFGNPETTTGGRALKFYASIRLDVRRIDSIKQGDNILGNRTRVRVVKNKLAPPFKQAEFDIMYGTGISKEGNILDAGVDAEIINKSGSWYSYGEHRLGQGRENAKDFLKENPEIAQEIENKIREQFGLTSQNPNLDNNDNNNEKKIESKEKEEKGK; encoded by the coding sequence ATGACTGATAAAAATGAAAAAAAGAAAGCTTTAGATATTGCTATAAACCAAATTGAAAAACAATTTGGTAAGGGCTCTATCATGATATTAGGGGACACTGACATTCAAAATATCGATGTAATACCAACAGGTTCTTTAGATTTAGATATTGCTCTTGGTATTGGTGGACTACCTAGAGGAAGAATAGTTGAAATATTCGGTCCAGAATCATCAGGAAAAACTACTGTAGCATTACATGCAATTGCTGAAGCTCAAAAATTGGACGGTATTGCTGCTTTTATAGATGCAGAACATGCTTTAGATCCTATTTATGCAAGAAAATTAGGGGTCGATATAGATAACTTAATAGTATCCCAACCTGATACAGGTGAACAAGCATTGGAAATTGCTGAAGCTTTAGTAAGGAGCGGTGCTGTTGATATAGTGGTAGTAGATTCAGTAGCTGCTCTTGTACCTAAGGCAGAAATTGAAGGGGAAATGGGTGACAGCCATGTAGGACTGCAGGCTAGATTAATGTCTCAAGCATTAAGAAAATTAGCAGGAGCAATTAATAAATCTAATACTACTTTAATTTTCATTAACCAATTAAGAGAAAAGGTTGGTGTAATGTTTGGTAATCCAGAAACTACAACAGGAGGAAGAGCTTTAAAGTTTTATGCAAGTATACGGCTCGATGTTAGAAGAATTGATTCAATAAAACAAGGAGATAACATACTTGGTAATAGAACTAGAGTTAGGGTAGTAAAAAACAAGCTAGCTCCACCCTTTAAACAAGCTGAATTTGATATAATGTATGGTACCGGTATATCAAAAGAAGGAAATATATTAGATGCTGGAGTTGATGCAGAGATAATCAATAAATCTGGATCTTGGTATAGTTATGGTGAACATAGACTTGGACAAGGAAGAGAAAATGCCAAAGATTTTTTAAAAGAAAACCCAGAAATTGCACAGGAAATAGAAAACAAAATAAGAGAACAATTTGGATTAACATCTCAAAATCCAAATTTAGATAATAACGATAATAATAATGAAAAAAAGATTGAGTCAAAAGAAAAAGAAGAAAAAGGAAAATAA
- a CDS encoding YlmC/YmxH family sporulation protein — MLLDELGGKELVNLNNGERLGIIADCDILIDEKTGKILFLLVPKRKLQFKLFSEDDYIEIPWQTIKKIGNDMIIVELDSD, encoded by the coding sequence ATGCTATTAGATGAATTAGGAGGCAAAGAATTAGTTAATTTAAACAATGGCGAAAGATTAGGTATCATTGCAGACTGTGATATATTAATAGATGAAAAAACTGGTAAAATATTATTTTTATTGGTTCCTAAAAGAAAATTGCAATTTAAATTATTTTCTGAAGATGATTACATTGAAATACCTTGGCAAACTATTAAAAAAATAGGAAATGATATGATAATCGTTGAATTAGATAGTGACTGA
- the pgsA gene encoding CDP-diacylglycerol--glycerol-3-phosphate 3-phosphatidyltransferase, producing the protein MNLANKITIFRVLLIPLFMVVLFSNLNNSNYIAALIFAIAAATDGLDGYIARSRNQITTFGKFIDPLADKLLVSTALISMVQLGQIPAWIVVIIIAREFTITGFRTIAASEGITIAASSLGKIKTATQLIAIILLLVDNYPFKLIGIPLDKIILYIALFFTVISGIDYIYKNKHVLEAGEK; encoded by the coding sequence ATGAATTTAGCAAATAAAATAACTATATTTCGAGTTTTACTGATTCCATTATTTATGGTAGTATTATTTTCAAATTTAAACAATAGTAACTATATAGCAGCACTAATATTTGCAATTGCAGCTGCCACAGATGGTCTAGATGGATATATAGCTAGAAGTAGAAATCAAATAACTACTTTTGGGAAATTTATAGATCCATTAGCAGATAAGTTACTGGTTTCTACAGCTCTTATATCAATGGTTCAATTAGGCCAAATTCCTGCTTGGATTGTGGTAATAATAATTGCTAGAGAGTTTACTATTACTGGATTTAGAACAATTGCTGCTTCAGAGGGAATAACTATAGCAGCTTCTTCTTTAGGTAAAATAAAAACTGCTACTCAATTAATAGCTATAATATTATTACTAGTAGATAATTATCCTTTTAAATTAATAGGCATTCCTTTAGATAAGATCATATTATACATTGCACTGTTTTTTACAGTTATATCTGGTATAGATTATATATATAAAAATAAACATGTTTTAGAAGCCGGAGAAAAATAA
- the rimO gene encoding 30S ribosomal protein S12 methylthiotransferase RimO, which produces MGVKNISIVTLGCSKNEIDSELMMGLLRKNNYIITNSLEKADIIIINTCCFIQDAKEESIETIWEMTKYKNTGNCKYLILAGCLAERYSKELLKEINEVDAIIGTGNIKDIVDVIDSLEKGEKRVEKTKNINENYLEEIKRTNFKSTEYVKISEGCNNYCSYCIIPRLRGKYRSRKIEDIIKEVSYMAENGVKEVILIAQNTADYGIDLYGDYKLAELLKELNAIKNLQWIRLLYLYPDNFTDDLIYAIKTNEKVVKYVDIPLQHISNPILNKMNRKTSKEDIINLISKLRKEIPNIIIRTTFIVGFPGEEEIHFQELYNFVKNIKFDKLGVFTYSREEGTPAYNFDSQVEEIVKQNRRNKLMELQQKISYELNQQKIGKVYLTLVEEICEEGIYIGRTYMDSPEIDGFVYIYSNKELDLGEYVYVKIIDCLEYDLIGEMVDEFSK; this is translated from the coding sequence ATGGGAGTAAAAAACATATCTATAGTGACTTTAGGTTGTTCAAAAAATGAAATTGACTCAGAATTAATGATGGGATTATTAAGAAAAAACAATTATATTATTACCAATTCATTAGAAAAAGCAGATATAATAATAATAAATACTTGTTGTTTTATTCAAGATGCAAAAGAAGAATCGATTGAAACTATATGGGAAATGACAAAATATAAAAATACAGGTAATTGTAAATATTTAATACTAGCAGGTTGTTTAGCTGAAAGATATTCTAAAGAATTGTTAAAAGAAATTAATGAAGTTGATGCAATAATAGGCACAGGAAATATTAAAGATATTGTAGATGTAATAGATTCTCTTGAAAAAGGAGAAAAAAGAGTAGAAAAAACAAAAAATATAAACGAAAATTACTTAGAAGAAATTAAAAGAACAAATTTTAAGTCTACAGAATACGTAAAAATATCAGAAGGATGTAATAACTATTGTTCCTATTGTATTATTCCTAGATTACGTGGGAAATATAGAAGTAGAAAAATAGAAGATATAATTAAAGAAGTAAGTTATATGGCAGAAAATGGTGTTAAAGAAGTAATACTAATTGCTCAAAACACTGCTGATTACGGTATTGATTTATATGGAGATTATAAATTAGCTGAATTATTAAAAGAACTCAATGCAATTAAAAATTTACAGTGGATTAGACTTCTATATTTATATCCAGATAATTTTACAGATGATTTAATTTATGCAATAAAAACTAATGAAAAGGTAGTTAAATATGTAGATATTCCACTACAACATATTAGCAATCCTATACTAAATAAAATGAATAGAAAAACATCTAAAGAGGATATCATAAATTTAATAAGTAAATTAAGAAAAGAAATTCCAAATATAATAATAAGAACAACTTTTATAGTAGGATTTCCTGGAGAAGAGGAGATACATTTTCAAGAACTCTACAACTTTGTGAAAAATATAAAATTTGACAAACTAGGGGTGTTTACTTATTCGAGAGAAGAAGGAACTCCAGCATATAATTTTGACTCACAGGTAGAAGAAATAGTTAAGCAAAACAGAAGAAATAAATTAATGGAATTACAACAAAAGATATCATATGAATTGAATCAACAAAAAATTGGAAAGGTATATTTAACATTAGTAGAAGAAATATGTGAAGAGGGTATATATATAGGTAGAACATATATGGATAGCCCTGAAATAGATGGTTTTGTTTATATATATTCTAATAAAGAGTTAGATTTAGGAGAATATGTTTATGTTAAAATTATAGACTGTTTAGAATATGATTTGATTGGAGAGATGGTAGATGAATTTAGCAAATAA
- the uppP gene encoding undecaprenyl-diphosphatase UppP, producing the protein MTLFQAIILGIFQGISEFLPISSSGHLVVLQHFFNIKEGNLFFTEMLHFGTLISIVIVYFNDIMNIIVEFFKMLRDGIKNKKFKITNDYQKLALLIIIGSIPTAIIGLLFEDFFEKLYSSSLLPIGIAFLVTGFLLWIANKKPNEAKKVKEMTILDSLIVGTFQGIAIIPGISRSGSTIVAGLFRGFDRSLATEFSFLLALPATFGAGLLGIMDVIKTGSKTTIDMPLIIGILLSTIVGILAIKFLIKVLKRNKLHYFSYYLWIIGCITIFSHFIR; encoded by the coding sequence TTGACATTATTTCAAGCTATAATTTTAGGCATTTTTCAAGGAATTTCTGAATTTTTACCTATAAGTAGTTCAGGACATCTAGTTGTACTGCAACATTTTTTTAATATTAAGGAAGGAAATCTTTTTTTTACTGAAATGCTTCATTTTGGGACTCTGATTTCAATAGTAATAGTATATTTTAATGATATAATGAATATAATAGTTGAGTTCTTTAAAATGTTAAGGGATGGAATAAAAAATAAGAAATTTAAAATTACTAATGACTATCAAAAATTAGCATTACTAATCATAATAGGAAGTATCCCTACAGCAATCATTGGATTGTTATTTGAAGATTTTTTTGAAAAGCTATATTCATCATCTTTATTACCAATTGGAATAGCTTTTTTGGTAACAGGATTTTTACTTTGGATAGCGAATAAAAAACCTAATGAAGCTAAAAAAGTTAAAGAAATGACAATACTTGATTCATTAATAGTTGGAACTTTTCAAGGAATAGCTATAATACCTGGAATATCAAGATCTGGATCAACTATTGTAGCAGGATTATTTAGAGGATTTGATAGATCGTTAGCTACAGAATTTTCATTTTTATTGGCACTTCCTGCAACATTCGGTGCTGGGTTACTTGGAATAATGGATGTAATAAAAACAGGAAGCAAAACAACTATTGATATGCCACTAATAATAGGAATTTTATTATCTACTATTGTAGGAATATTAGCTATTAAATTCTTAATTAAAGTTCTTAAAAGAAATAAATTACATTATTTTTCATATTATTTATGGATAATTGGTTGTATAACTATATTTTCTCATTTTATAAGATAA
- a CDS encoding DNA translocase FtsK has protein sequence MSKKKLDRNEKYNREILGIALISFGILSAISLFSYKTGIVGILLRNVYFTLMGFGGYIFPVIILALGLLFIINKVNIEDDKKSIYIFTLFICFLTLLNIKNQKFTTFAKSINQSLKLSKEGLGGGLIGGFLGYIFFKLFGTIGSYIIISFIIIVSILQFTEIRINDYIKKIRINKTWEKKQNNKINIKTDYKEEKFTNAANKEKKEIIIYDYTKNTPSNNNFKINKEGTDNITSNNKYNFTNFKLPPLDLLENPVKQDESNKKEILKNAKKIEETMNNFDIDAKIVQINKGPTITCFELQPAPGVKVSKIINLADDLALSLATSDIRIEAPIPGKSAVGIEVPNKIKDNVNLKEILKSEEYTNLDSDLPLTLGKDIAGKPIVSTIDKMPHLLIAGATGSGKSVCINTIILSILFKAHPDEVKLLLIDPKVVELSIYNGIPHLLIPVVTEPKKAAFALNWAVEEMERRYKIFAQNNVRDINSYNSKTKNKQKEKLFKIVIIIDELADLMMVAAQEVEDYICRLAQMARAAGIYLIVATQRPSVDVITGTIKANIPSRISFAVSSQIDSRTILDMAGAEKLLGKGDMLFFPSDSSKPIRIQGAYISDKEVEKVVKFLKKQNITEYDSNILKNIQKEVEINKFIDDSDALLPEAIKLVVDEGQASISLLQRKLKIGYARAARIIDEMEARGIIGGHEGSKPRKVLATKDDIKTLLGSDKEWE, from the coding sequence TTGAGTAAAAAAAAATTAGATAGAAATGAAAAATACAATCGAGAAATATTGGGCATTGCACTTATTTCATTTGGTATACTTTCAGCTATAAGTTTATTTAGCTATAAAACAGGAATTGTAGGAATACTTTTAAGAAATGTATATTTTACTCTCATGGGTTTTGGAGGATACATATTTCCTGTTATAATTTTAGCATTAGGTTTGTTGTTTATAATAAATAAAGTTAATATTGAAGATGATAAAAAATCTATTTATATTTTTACATTATTTATTTGTTTTTTAACGCTTTTAAATATAAAAAATCAAAAATTTACAACTTTTGCTAAAAGCATTAATCAATCTTTGAAATTAAGTAAAGAAGGTTTAGGCGGAGGATTAATTGGAGGATTTTTGGGATATATTTTCTTCAAGTTATTTGGTACCATAGGTAGCTATATAATTATAAGCTTTATAATCATTGTTTCAATTTTACAATTTACAGAAATTAGAATTAACGATTATATAAAAAAAATACGTATCAATAAAACATGGGAGAAAAAACAAAATAATAAAATAAATATAAAAACTGACTATAAAGAAGAAAAATTTACTAATGCTGCTAATAAAGAGAAAAAAGAAATAATAATTTATGACTATACTAAAAATACCCCTTCTAATAATAATTTTAAAATTAATAAAGAAGGAACTGATAATATTACATCAAATAATAAATATAACTTTACCAATTTTAAATTACCTCCTTTAGATTTGTTAGAAAATCCTGTTAAACAAGATGAAAGTAATAAAAAAGAAATATTGAAAAATGCAAAAAAAATTGAAGAAACCATGAATAATTTTGATATTGATGCAAAAATTGTCCAAATTAATAAAGGACCAACTATAACCTGTTTTGAGCTTCAACCAGCACCAGGAGTTAAAGTTAGCAAAATTATTAATTTAGCAGACGATTTAGCATTAAGTTTAGCAACATCTGATATTAGAATAGAAGCACCTATACCTGGGAAATCAGCAGTAGGAATAGAAGTCCCAAATAAAATTAAAGATAATGTAAATTTAAAAGAAATATTAAAATCTGAAGAATATACAAACCTAGATAGTGATTTGCCTTTAACATTAGGTAAAGATATTGCAGGTAAACCCATAGTATCTACTATAGATAAAATGCCTCATTTGTTGATTGCTGGTGCTACTGGTTCTGGAAAGTCTGTATGCATAAATACAATAATATTAAGTATATTATTCAAAGCACATCCTGACGAAGTTAAGTTATTGCTAATAGATCCGAAAGTAGTAGAATTAAGTATATATAATGGGATACCCCATTTATTAATACCAGTTGTTACTGAACCTAAGAAAGCTGCTTTTGCATTAAATTGGGCTGTAGAAGAAATGGAGAGACGATATAAAATATTTGCTCAAAATAATGTTCGAGACATAAATTCATATAACAGTAAAACAAAAAACAAACAAAAAGAAAAATTATTTAAAATTGTTATTATAATTGACGAATTAGCAGATTTAATGATGGTAGCTGCACAAGAGGTAGAGGATTATATATGTCGATTAGCACAAATGGCAAGAGCAGCTGGTATTTATTTAATAGTAGCTACTCAAAGACCTTCGGTAGATGTTATAACGGGTACTATAAAAGCTAATATACCTTCTAGAATTTCTTTTGCCGTATCTTCGCAAATAGATTCAAGAACTATATTGGATATGGCTGGCGCAGAAAAACTATTAGGAAAAGGAGATATGCTATTTTTCCCTTCAGACTCTTCTAAACCAATACGTATACAAGGTGCATACATTAGTGATAAAGAAGTTGAAAAAGTAGTTAAATTTCTAAAAAAGCAAAATATAACAGAGTACGATAGTAATATTTTAAAAAACATTCAAAAAGAAGTGGAAATTAATAAATTCATAGATGATTCAGATGCTTTGTTGCCAGAAGCCATTAAATTAGTTGTAGATGAGGGACAGGCATCAATTTCCTTATTACAAAGAAAATTAAAAATTGGATATGCTAGAGCAGCAAGAATTATAGATGAAATGGAAGCAAGGGGAATTATTGGTGGACATGAAGGTAGTAAACCAAGAAAAGTTCTAGCAACTAAAGATGATATAAAAACTTTATTAGGGAGCGATAAAGAATGGGAGTAA